ACGATGGCGACGACGCGCCAACGCTTGTCGTGCGAGAGCGGCCGCGTCTCCATGATGCGGACGCGGTCGCCGACCTTGCACTGGTTCTGCTCGTCGTGCGCCTTGAATCGGGTGGCCTGCTGGATGTGCTTCTTGTACTTCGGGTGCTCCTTGAGGGTCTGCACCCGGACGATGACGGTCTTGTCCATCTTGTCGCTGATGACGGTGCCGGTGCGCGTCTTGCGCATCGCCCTCTCCGTCGTGTTCTCTTGATCGCTCATACGGTCTCCTCCACGGCGGCCTTGCGCCGGCGGGGCTTGGGCGGTGCGGGCTCCGGCGTGGTCGCGGGCTCGCCGGTGCGCTCCTTCAGGAAAATCTCGGTCAGGATCTGGGCCAGGTCGTGGCGCACGTGCCGGATCTGGCGGTGGTTCTGCAACTGGCCGGTCGCCATCTGGAAGCGCAGGTTGAACAGCTCCTGGCGGGAGTCCTTGAGCTTCTTCTGCAGATCAGGCATAGAGAGGGCCTGGAGGTCTTTCATCTTCATTTCTTCCCACCACCCTTGGCCGGCTTGGCCGGTGCCGCGGCTTTGGGGGCGGCCGCCGCTTTCGGGGCAGCGCCGGGCGCGGCTTTCGGGGCGGCACCCGGGGCGGGCTTCACCGACGGCGCGGCACCCGGGGCCGCCTTGGGCCCACGCGCCGGAGCAGCGGCGGCGGTTGGGGCCGCCGCGGCACCCGCGATGCCCTCGACGCCCTCACCCGGCTTCAGCTCCGCCGGTCCCTTGATCTTCACGTCGGCGGCCGCTTTGACGCCCGACTTGATGCCCATTGTCCGGGTCTTCATCGGCAGCTTGTAGGCCGCCAGTTGGAAGGCGCGCTTGGCCATCTCGGGAGTCACCCCGCCCATCTCGAAGAGGACGCGTCCGGGCTTGATCACGACCACCCATCCCTCGGGCGCACCCTTGCCGCTGCCCATGCGGGTCTCGGCCGGCTTCTTCGTGACCGACTTGTCGGGGAAGACCCGGATGAAGACCTGGCCCCCGCGGCGCACGAAGCGCGTCATGACGCGGCGGGCCGCCTCGATCTGGCGATTCGTCATCCAGGCGGCTTCGGACGCCTGCAGGCCGAACTCTCCGAATGCCAGGTCGGCACCCTGGGTGGCCACGCCGGTGCGGCGACCCCGATGCAACTTGCGATGCTTGACGCGAGCGGGCAGCAACATCCGTTATTCCTTCTTCTTCGTCGCGCGGGCGCGCGGGGCTTTTGGTGCGTCGGGTTTGTCGGTCGTGGTCGCGCGGGCGCGGGTGGTCCGTTTCGGGGCGGCTTTCTCACCCGCGTCGGCCGTGGTCGCCTCGGTGGTCGCCTTAGTTGCGCGGGTGGCGCGCTTCGCCTTGGCGGCGGCCGGCGCATCGGCCGTCACCGGGGCCGGGGCAACGGGCGCTACCTCGGGCGCGGCCGGCGCAGCCACCGCGACCTGCACAAGCTCGGCCAACGGGCTGGGCGCCTCGCCAATCGCGAGAGCCACTGGCACGCCACTTTCAACGGGTTCCTCGGCCGCGGTCGGCGGCTTGACCGCCGCCTCGGTCGGGAAGTTGCCGGTGTAGACCCAGGCTGAGACGCCGATCCGGCCGAAGGTAGTCTTGGCTTCAGTCTGGCCGAAGTCGATGTCCGCCTTCAGCGTATGCAGCGGCACCCGACCCTCGCGGTTCCATTCGACGCGCGCCATCTCCGAGCCGCCGAGGCGGCCCTTGACCCGGATCTTCACGCCCTGGGCGCCGGCCCGCATGGTCTTCATCAGCGACTGCTTGATGGCACGGCGGAAGGCGATGCGCTTCTCCAGCTGGGCGGCGACGTTCTCGGCCACCAGCTGGGCGGCGAGCTCGGGCTTCTTGATCTCCTGGATCGTGACCCGGACGCGCTTGCCGGTGATCTTCTCCAGCTCGTCGCGCAGCTGGTCGACACTGGTACCACCCTTGCCGATCACGATGCCGGGCTTGGCGGTGTGCAGCGTGATGGTCAGCGCCGACGAGGAGCGCTCGGTCTCGATCCGGGCCAGGCCGGCATTCTTCAGGCGGATCATCAGCATCCGCCGCAAGCGGACGTCCTCCAGCAGAAGCGGCTTGTACTCCTTGTCCGGAGCGAACCACTTCGCCTCCCAGTTACGGTAGACGCCCAGCCGGAACCCATTCGGGTGAACCTTGTGCCCCATCTACTTGCTCTTTTTCTCCTTGGTGTCCTTCTTGCCGTCGTCCTTCTTCTTGGCGTCGGTCTTTTTGGCCTCAGTCTTCTTACCCTCGGCGGGCGCCTTTGACGCGGGCGCCTTGCTCTCCGGCTTCGCCTTCTTCGGCCGGGCCGGAGCGACCCGCTCGTCCGACTCGGTGGTGGCAGGCGTAAGCGCGGCAGCCGCGCGCGCGGCGGCAGCCGCGGCCGGCGGCGCCTGCCGGCTCGTGGGTTGCGGTGCGCGCGGGAGGGCGGCGGTGCGCCGCCTCACCACACCGGGCCGGTCTTCCACGATGGCCGTGATATGGCTGGTGCGTTTGAAAATGCTGAAGAGGCGCCCCATGGCGCGCGGCTGACCGCGCTTCAACATCGGACCCGGCTCCACCCGGATGTCCTTGATCACGAGGTCGTCCTTGACCAGGTTGAAGTTGTTCTCGGCGTTCGCCTGGGCGGAGCGGATCACCTTGGCCACGTCCCGCGCCGCGGCCTTGGGCATGAACGAGCAGGCGACCAGCGCCTCACTCACCGGCAGGTTGCGCAGCGTCCGTGCGACGAGTCGCACTTTCCGCGGTGATGTCCTGACCCACTTGGCCTTTGCCTGTACTTCCATTGCTTATTTAAGAGCGGTGGTCTTCTCCGTGTGATGCCCGTGGGCGCGGAAGCGCCGGGTCGGCGCGAACTCGCCCAGCAGGTGCCCGACCATGTTCTCGGTGATGAAGATCGGCACGTGCTTCTTGCCGTCGTGAATCGCGAGCGTATGCCCGACCATCTCGGGGAAGACGCTCGAGTCTCGCGACCAGGTCTTGATCACCTTCTTCTCCTTCTGGAGATTCATCGCCGTGACCTTTTTCATCAGCGACGGATGCACGAACGGTCCTTTCTTGGTTGAACGTGACATGTGTTAGCCCTTACTCTTCCGCTTTGGTGGTCTGCGCCGAACGAGCATGTTCTTGGTCTTCTTGTTGCGCCGGGTCCGGTATCCGAGCGCCGGCTTGCCCCAGGGTGTTTTCGGATGGCCGCCGGGACCCGAACGCCCCTCCCCACCGCCGTGCGGATGGTCGAAGGGGTTCATGGTGACGCCGCGGACGGCGGGGCGCTTGCCACGCCAGCGGTTCTTGCCGGCCTTGCCGACGTTCTCGTTTTCGTGCTCGACGTTGCCGATCTGGCCGATCGTGGCGTAGCAGACGACCGCGACGCGCCGCACCTCGCCCGATGGCATCCGGATCTGCGCGTAGTCACCCTCGCGGGCGAGCAGCTGGGCCGACATGCCGGCCGAGCGCACCACCTGGCCGCCCTTGCCACGGTTTAGCTCGATGTTGTGCACCGTGCTGCCCAACGGAATGCTCGCCAGCGGCAGCGCGTTGCCCGGTTTGATGTCGGCCTCGGGTCCGCTGATCACCTTGTCGCCGACGGTCAGCCCGACGGGTGCCAGGATGTAGCGCTTCTCGCCATCGGCGTAGGTGAGCAGCGCGATCCGCGCGCTGCGGTTCGGGTCGTACTCGACCGCGCTGACGGTCGCCGGGATGTTTAGCTTGTCGCGCTTGAAGTCGATGATCCGGTACAGCTTGCGGTGGCCGCCGCCCTGGTGGCGGACGGTGATCTTTCCCTGTGCGTTGCGGCCGGCATCGGTCTTGAGCGAGACCAGCAGGCGCTTGTTGGGCTTCTTTTTCGTGGTGACCTCGTCGAAGGCGCTCACCGACATGAATCGGCGGCCGGGCGAGGTGGGGCGGTACTTCTTTATCGGCATGGATCAGACACCCTGGAACATGCTTTCGATCTTTTGCCCTTCTGCCAGCGTGACGACGGCCTTCTTCCAGTTCGACTGAAACCCGTGAGTCTTGCCACGGCGGCGCTCCTTTCCGCGGACGTGCATCGTGTTCACGCTGACGACCTCGACCTTGAAGGCCTCCGTGATCGCCAGCGCGATCTCGGTCTTCGTCGCTCTCGGGTGCACCCGGAAGAGGTACTTTCCCGTCGCCATCGCGGCGTAGCTCTTCTCACTGATCAGCGGACGCTGGATCACCTCGACCGCCGCCCTCATGTCAGCCACTCCTCCACCTGGGTCAAAGCCGACCGGGTGAAGACGATCGTGTCGGCGGTGAGCACGTCGGTGGGATTGAGGTTGGTCGCCAGGATGGTCTTGACACCGGCCAGGTTGCGCGTCGACTTCTCCAGCATCAGGTCATGCTCGGGAATGACGAACAGCGTGCGGGCGCCGGCGCCCATCTCGTCGAAGAGGGCGGCGACGACACGCGTCTTGGGCGCCTCCAGCGCGATCTCCTCGACGATGCGCACCGCGCCTTCCTGCGACTTGACCGAGAGGGCCGACCGCAGGGCCAGCCGGCGCTGCTTGCGCGGCATCTTCTGCTCATAGCTGCGCGGGTGCGGACCGAAGACCGTCCCGCCGTGGCGCCATTGGGGCGCCCGGGTGCTGCCCTGGCGGGCGCGGCCGGTGCCTTTCTGCTTCCAGGGTTTCTTCCCGCCGCCCGACACGTCGCCGCGGGTCTTGGTCTCATGCGTGCCCTGGCGATCGTTCGCCAGCTGCCGCCGCACCGCCTGGTGGAGCACGGCCTCGTTCACGGGGGCGTTGAAGACGGCCGCCGGCAACTCGAGCGTGCCGGTCTCCTTGCCGTCGCGGTCATGGACCGTGGCAGATGATTTCTCGGTGGCCGCCATTACTTCTTCCCCTTGGGCTGCCGTGTCGAGTCCCGCACCAGCACCAGACTGTTCTTGTGGCCGGGGACGTCGCCGTTGACCAGGATGAGGTTGCGGTCGAGGTCCACCCGCACCACCTTGAGGTGCATGGTGGTCCGTTGCGAATTGCCCAGCTGACCGGCCATCCGCATCCCCTTGTAGACACGCGACGGCGTCGAGGAGGAGCCGATCGAGCCGGGCTGTTTGATGTTGTGCGAGCCGTGGGTGACCGGACCGCGGCCGAAATGATGGCGCTTGTGCTGGCCGGAAAACCCCTTGCCTTTCGTTACGCCGGTGACGTCGACCAGCTCGCCGGCCGAAAAGAGGTCGGCCTTGAGCGCCTGGCCGACTTCATAGGCGGGGGCGTCGGCCTTGAGCCGAATCTCGCGCACGTGGCGATGAGCGGCGACTCCGGCCTTCTTGAAGTGCCCGGCAGCGGGCTTGGTGAGCTGCTTCTCCTTGGCCTCGCCAAAACCGAGCTGCACCGCGCCGTAGCCGTCTTTCTGCACGGCCCGCAGCGCGATCACGACGCAGGGCCCGGCTTCGAGCACGGTGACCGGCAGGAGTTCACCCTTCTCGGTGAACACCTGGGTCATCCCGATCTTCTTGGCCAGGAGCCCCTTCGTTGCCATCGCTAGAGCTTGATCTCGATGTTGACGCCGGACGGCAGGTTGAGCCGCATCAGCGCATCCACGACTTTCGGGTTCGGGTCAAGGATGTCGATGATCCGCTTGTGGGTGCGCATTTCGAACTGCTCGCGCGAGTCCTTGTCGATGAACGGCGATCGAATCACCGTCCACTTGTTGACCTCGGTGGGCAGCGGGATGGGTCCGGCCGTCGACGCGTTCGTTCGCCGCGCGGTATCCACGATCTTGTCCGCGGCCTGGTCGAGGACGCGGTGATCGTAGGCCTTCAGCCGGATGCGGATCTTTTGAGCCACGACCTTACTTGATGACCTTTGTCGCCACGCCCGAGCCGACCGTGCGGCCGCCCTCGCGGATGGCGAAGCGCATCTGCTCTTCGACGGCGATCGGGGTGATCAACTTGATCTTCATGGCGATGTTGTCGCCCGGCATCACCATTTCGGTGCCTTCCGGCAGCTCGATCTCACCAGTCACGTCCGTGGTCCGCACGTAGAACTGCGGGCGGTAGCCCTTGAAGAACGGGGTGTGCCGGCCACCCTCCTCCTTGGTGAGAACGTAGACCTGCGACTCGAACTCCGTGTGCGGCTTGATCGAGCCGGGCTTGGCCAGGACCTGGCCGCGCTCGACCTCCTCGCGCTTGATGCCGCGCAGCAGGCAGCCGACGTTGTCGCCCGCCTGGCCGGAATCGAGGAGCTTGTGGAACATTTCGACACCGGTCACGACGGTCTTGCGGGTGTCGTTGATGCCGACCATCTCGACCTCTTCGTTGACCTTGACCTGGCCGCGCTCGATCCGGCCGGTCACGACCGTGCCACGACCTTCGATCGAGAAAACGTCCTCGATCGGCATCATGAACGGCTTGTCGAGGGCGCGCTCCGGCACTGGGATGTAGCTGTCGACCGCGTCCATCAGCTTCAGGATCGAGTCTTCCCACTCGGGGTCGCCCTCGAGCGCCTTGAGCGCCGACACTTTGACCACGGGAATGTCTTCGCCCGGGAACTCGTACTTCGAGAGCAGCTCGCGAACCTCGAGCTCGACGAGCTCCAGGATCTCCGGGTCGTCGACCGCGTCGACCTTGTTGAGGGCGACCACGATCCGTGGCACGCCGACCTGGCGCGCCAGCAGGATATGCTCGCGGGTCTGCGGCATCGGCCCGTCCGTCGCGGCCACGACCAGGATCGCGCCGTCCATCTGGGCGGCACCGGTGATCATGTTCTTGATGTAGTCGGCGTGCCCCGGGCAGTCGACGTGCGCGTAGTGCCGCTTCTCCGTCTCGTATTCGACGTGCGCGGTCGCGATCGTGATGCCGCGAGCCTTCTCTTCGGGGGCATTGTCGATCGAGTCGAAGGAGCGGAATTCAGCGAATCCCTTTTTTGACAGGACCTTCGTGATGGCCGCGGTCAGCGTGGTCTTGCCATGGTCGATGTGACCGATGGTTCCCACGTTCACGTGCGGCTTGGTACGCTCGTACTTCTTCTTCGCCATTGTTACTCCTTCTCGGAATCCTCCTTAAGCTCTCGACTTCGCAACGATCTCTTCGGCGATCGACTTCGGGACTTCTTGATAGTGATGAAACTCCATGCTGTAGACCGCGCGACCCTGGGTCTTGGACCGCAGGTCGGTGGCGTAACCGAACATATTGCCCAGCGGCACATACGCCCGCACCACCTGCATCGTGGCCCGGCCTTCCATGCCGAGGATCTGGCCGCGCCGCGAGGACAGGTCGCCGAGGATCTCGCCCATGAATTCCTCGGGCATGACGACCTCGACCTTCATGATCGGCTCGAGCAGCGTCGGCTGGCCTTTCTGCATGCCGTCCTTGGCCGCCATCGAACCGGCGATGGTGAAGGCCATCTCATTGGAGTCGACCTCGTGGTAGGAGCCATCGACCAGCGTGGCCTTGACGTCGACCACCGGGAAGCCCGCCAGCACGCCGCTGTTGAGCGCCTCGATGATGCCTTTCTCGACCGCTGAGTGGTACTCCTTGGGGATCGAGCCGCCGACGACCTTGTTGATGAACTCGAAGCCCTTGCCCGCCTCATTCGGCTCGATATTGATCTCGGCGTGGCCGTACTGGCCGCGACCGCCCGACTGCCGGATGAAGCGTCCGACGCCGTGCGCCTTGCGCTTGATCGTCTCACGGTAGGCGACTTGCGGCTTGCCGACGTTGGCATCGACGGCAAATTCGCGCAGCATCCGGTCGACGATGATCTCGAGATGGAGCTCGCCCATCCCCGAGATGATCGTCTGCGCCGTCTCCTCATCGGTCCGGACCTTGAAGGTGGGGTCTTCCTCGGCGAGCTTGGCCAGCGCCTGGCCCATCTTCTCCTGGTCGACCTTGGTGCGCGGCTCGATCGCCACGCTGATGACCGGGTCGGGGAAGACGATCGACTCGAGCAGGATCGGGTTGTTCTCGTCGGCCAGGGTGTCCCCCGTCGTCGTCTGCTTCAGGCCGATGGCCGCGGCGATATCGCCCGCGTAAACCTCGGGGATCTCCTCGCGGTGGTTGGCGTGCATTTGCAGGATGCGGCCGACCCGCTCCTTGGTGCCGCGGGTCGCGTTCCACACGTAGGACCCGGACTTGAGCGTGCCGGCATAGACCCTGAAGAATGTCAGCTTGCCGACGTAGGGGTCGGTCGCGATCTTGAAGGCCAGCGCCGCGAAGGGCTGGTTATCGGCCGGCTGGCGCCACTCGGTGACGTTGCTCTTGGCGTTGATCCCTTCCACTCCGAGCTTGTCGAGCGGGGAGGGCAGGAAGTCCACGATGGCGTCGAGCATTGGCTGTACCCCGCGGTTGCGCAGCGCGGCACCCGCCAGCACCGGCACGAACCGGTTCGCGACCGTGCCCTTGCGGATGGCGGCCACGATCTCGGGGCCGCTGATCGGCCTGTCGTCCAGGTATTTCTGCAGCAGGACGTCGTCGAACTCGGCGACCGCCTCGACCAGCTGCTTGTGGTACAGCTCGACCTGCTCGCGCATCTCCACCGGGACCTCTTCGGTCTCGATGGTGGTGCCCAGGTCGTCGGTATACGTGATCGCGACCTTATTAATAAGGTCGACGACGCCCTCGAACTTCTCCTCGCTGCCGATCGGGAGCTGAATCGGGACGGCGTTCGCCCCCAGCCGCTCGCGGATCGACTTCCAGGACGCGAAGAAGTCGGCGCCCATGCGGTCCATCTTGTTGATGAAGGCAATGCGGGGCACTTCGTAGCGATCGGCCTGCCGCCAGACCGTCTCGGACTGTGGCTCGACCCCGGCGACGGCGTCGAAGACCGCGACCGCGCCATCCAGGACGCGCAAGCTACGCTCGACCTCGACGGTAAAGTCTACGTGCCCGGGTGTGTCGATAATGTTGATCCGGTGGCCGCGCCAGTTCGCCACGGTGGCCGCCGACGTGATCGTGATCCCGCGCTCCTGCTCCTGCACCATCCAGTCCATGGTGGCGGCGCCGTCGTGCACCTCACCCATCTTGTGGATCCGGCCGGCATAGAAGAGGATACGTTCGGTCGTGGTCGTCTTCCCGGCATCGATGTGGGCCATGATGCCGATGTTCCGAACCTTGTCCAGCGCGTAAGTGCGAGCCATTTTTGTTTCTGCCAATTTCCTAGTACCTGAAGTGGCTGAAGGCCTTGTTGCTCTCAGCCATCTTGTGCGTTTCTTCGCGGCGCTTGATGGTGGCGCCCACTCCGTTGGCGGCGTCCATCAGCTCTCCGGCGAGCTTCTCCTGCATCGATTTCCCCGAGCGGGCCCTGGCGTAACGGACG
This DNA window, taken from Candidatus Dormiibacterota bacterium, encodes the following:
- the rpsQ gene encoding 30S ribosomal protein S17; the encoded protein is MSDQENTTERAMRKTRTGTVISDKMDKTVIVRVQTLKEHPKYKKHIQQATRFKAHDEQNQCKVGDRVRIMETRPLSHDKRWRVVAIVEKAK
- the rpmC gene encoding 50S ribosomal protein L29 translates to MKMKDLQALSMPDLQKKLKDSRQELFNLRFQMATGQLQNHRQIRHVRHDLAQILTEIFLKERTGEPATTPEPAPPKPRRRKAAVEETV
- the rpsC gene encoding 30S ribosomal protein S3, with product MGHKVHPNGFRLGVYRNWEAKWFAPDKEYKPLLLEDVRLRRMLMIRLKNAGLARIETERSSSALTITLHTAKPGIVIGKGGTSVDQLRDELEKITGKRVRVTIQEIKKPELAAQLVAENVAAQLEKRIAFRRAIKQSLMKTMRAGAQGVKIRVKGRLGGSEMARVEWNREGRVPLHTLKADIDFGQTEAKTTFGRIGVSAWVYTGNFPTEAAVKPPTAAEEPVESGVPVALAIGEAPSPLAELVQVAVAAPAAPEVAPVAPAPVTADAPAAAKAKRATRATKATTEATTADAGEKAAPKRTTRARATTTDKPDAPKAPRARATKKKE
- the rplV gene encoding 50S ribosomal protein L22, coding for MEVQAKAKWVRTSPRKVRLVARTLRNLPVSEALVACSFMPKAAARDVAKVIRSAQANAENNFNLVKDDLVIKDIRVEPGPMLKRGQPRAMGRLFSIFKRTSHITAIVEDRPGVVRRRTAALPRAPQPTSRQAPPAAAAAARAAAALTPATTESDERVAPARPKKAKPESKAPASKAPAEGKKTEAKKTDAKKKDDGKKDTKEKKSK
- the rpsS gene encoding 30S ribosomal protein S19, producing MSRSTKKGPFVHPSLMKKVTAMNLQKEKKVIKTWSRDSSVFPEMVGHTLAIHDGKKHVPIFITENMVGHLLGEFAPTRRFRAHGHHTEKTTALK
- the rplB gene encoding 50S ribosomal protein L2, with product MPIKKYRPTSPGRRFMSVSAFDEVTTKKKPNKRLLVSLKTDAGRNAQGKITVRHQGGGHRKLYRIIDFKRDKLNIPATVSAVEYDPNRSARIALLTYADGEKRYILAPVGLTVGDKVISGPEADIKPGNALPLASIPLGSTVHNIELNRGKGGQVVRSAGMSAQLLAREGDYAQIRMPSGEVRRVAVVCYATIGQIGNVEHENENVGKAGKNRWRGKRPAVRGVTMNPFDHPHGGGEGRSGPGGHPKTPWGKPALGYRTRRNKKTKNMLVRRRPPKRKSKG
- a CDS encoding 50S ribosomal protein L23, with the protein product MRAAVEVIQRPLISEKSYAAMATGKYLFRVHPRATKTEIALAITEAFKVEVVSVNTMHVRGKERRRGKTHGFQSNWKKAVVTLAEGQKIESMFQGV
- the rplD gene encoding 50S ribosomal protein L4 yields the protein MAATEKSSATVHDRDGKETGTLELPAAVFNAPVNEAVLHQAVRRQLANDRQGTHETKTRGDVSGGGKKPWKQKGTGRARQGSTRAPQWRHGGTVFGPHPRSYEQKMPRKQRRLALRSALSVKSQEGAVRIVEEIALEAPKTRVVAALFDEMGAGARTLFVIPEHDLMLEKSTRNLAGVKTILATNLNPTDVLTADTIVFTRSALTQVEEWLT
- the rplC gene encoding 50S ribosomal protein L3, producing MATKGLLAKKIGMTQVFTEKGELLPVTVLEAGPCVVIALRAVQKDGYGAVQLGFGEAKEKQLTKPAAGHFKKAGVAAHRHVREIRLKADAPAYEVGQALKADLFSAGELVDVTGVTKGKGFSGQHKRHHFGRGPVTHGSHNIKQPGSIGSSSTPSRVYKGMRMAGQLGNSQRTTMHLKVVRVDLDRNLILVNGDVPGHKNSLVLVRDSTRQPKGKK
- the rpsJ gene encoding 30S ribosomal protein S10 yields the protein MAQKIRIRLKAYDHRVLDQAADKIVDTARRTNASTAGPIPLPTEVNKWTVIRSPFIDKDSREQFEMRTHKRIIDILDPNPKVVDALMRLNLPSGVNIEIKL
- the tuf gene encoding elongation factor Tu, which translates into the protein MAKKKYERTKPHVNVGTIGHIDHGKTTLTAAITKVLSKKGFAEFRSFDSIDNAPEEKARGITIATAHVEYETEKRHYAHVDCPGHADYIKNMITGAAQMDGAILVVAATDGPMPQTREHILLARQVGVPRIVVALNKVDAVDDPEILELVELEVRELLSKYEFPGEDIPVVKVSALKALEGDPEWEDSILKLMDAVDSYIPVPERALDKPFMMPIEDVFSIEGRGTVVTGRIERGQVKVNEEVEMVGINDTRKTVVTGVEMFHKLLDSGQAGDNVGCLLRGIKREEVERGQVLAKPGSIKPHTEFESQVYVLTKEEGGRHTPFFKGYRPQFYVRTTDVTGEIELPEGTEMVMPGDNIAMKIKLITPIAVEEQMRFAIREGGRTVGSGVATKVIK
- the fusA gene encoding elongation factor G, translated to MARTYALDKVRNIGIMAHIDAGKTTTTERILFYAGRIHKMGEVHDGAATMDWMVQEQERGITITSAATVANWRGHRINIIDTPGHVDFTVEVERSLRVLDGAVAVFDAVAGVEPQSETVWRQADRYEVPRIAFINKMDRMGADFFASWKSIRERLGANAVPIQLPIGSEEKFEGVVDLINKVAITYTDDLGTTIETEEVPVEMREQVELYHKQLVEAVAEFDDVLLQKYLDDRPISGPEIVAAIRKGTVANRFVPVLAGAALRNRGVQPMLDAIVDFLPSPLDKLGVEGINAKSNVTEWRQPADNQPFAALAFKIATDPYVGKLTFFRVYAGTLKSGSYVWNATRGTKERVGRILQMHANHREEIPEVYAGDIAAAIGLKQTTTGDTLADENNPILLESIVFPDPVISVAIEPRTKVDQEKMGQALAKLAEEDPTFKVRTDEETAQTIISGMGELHLEIIVDRMLREFAVDANVGKPQVAYRETIKRKAHGVGRFIRQSGGRGQYGHAEINIEPNEAGKGFEFINKVVGGSIPKEYHSAVEKGIIEALNSGVLAGFPVVDVKATLVDGSYHEVDSNEMAFTIAGSMAAKDGMQKGQPTLLEPIMKVEVVMPEEFMGEILGDLSSRRGQILGMEGRATMQVVRAYVPLGNMFGYATDLRSKTQGRAVYSMEFHHYQEVPKSIAEEIVAKSRA